Proteins encoded within one genomic window of Hahella chejuensis KCTC 2396:
- a CDS encoding PA0069 family radical SAM protein, translating into MQYGEASKGRGTGTNPHNRFQSQRSEIDSAELAAWSEVHDEAYQKHPQTEYIQQSCQSIVSKNNSPDIPFTYSINPYQGCEHGCVYCYARPSHEYLDLSLGLDFETKIYCKTNAAEKLRIFLDQRNYRCETIAIGGNTDPYQPSERSLKITRNLLSVMVETKHPVTLITKSNLILRDIDLLRELAFQDLVKVMISVTTMDVKLKNILEPRAASPKARLKTIETLRREGIPVGAMVAPVIPGINDPEIEDIVTQCANAGALNAGYILLRLPHQLKELYENWLQQHYPLRKEKALNLLRECRNGELYQSDFRTRQSGVGPFARLIEQRFSIAAKRNGLNLRRDSPLRTDLFTPPGASRQIDLFSL; encoded by the coding sequence TGGAGCGAAGTCCACGACGAAGCTTATCAGAAGCACCCGCAGACGGAATATATCCAGCAAAGCTGTCAGTCCATTGTCAGCAAGAATAATTCGCCCGATATTCCCTTTACTTACTCCATCAATCCCTACCAGGGCTGCGAGCATGGGTGTGTCTATTGCTACGCCCGCCCCAGCCATGAGTACCTGGATTTGTCGCTGGGCCTCGACTTTGAGACCAAAATCTACTGCAAAACCAACGCCGCGGAAAAACTTCGCATCTTTCTCGATCAGCGCAATTACCGCTGCGAAACCATCGCTATCGGGGGCAACACCGACCCTTACCAGCCATCCGAACGAAGCCTGAAAATAACCCGCAACCTGTTGAGCGTCATGGTCGAGACCAAACACCCGGTCACACTGATCACGAAAAGCAATCTCATATTGCGGGATATAGATCTTCTGCGGGAGCTGGCGTTTCAGGATCTGGTCAAAGTCATGATCAGCGTCACCACCATGGACGTGAAACTGAAAAATATCCTGGAGCCCCGCGCCGCCAGTCCCAAAGCGCGCCTCAAGACTATCGAGACCTTGCGCCGGGAAGGCATTCCGGTTGGGGCCATGGTGGCGCCGGTGATTCCCGGCATCAACGACCCGGAGATTGAGGATATCGTCACCCAATGCGCCAATGCCGGCGCGCTCAACGCGGGCTATATCCTGTTACGGCTGCCTCATCAGTTAAAGGAGCTTTACGAAAACTGGCTCCAACAGCACTACCCGCTGCGCAAAGAGAAAGCGCTCAATCTACTGAGGGAGTGCAGGAATGGCGAGCTGTATCAGTCTGATTTCCGCACTCGCCAAAGCGGAGTGGGTCCCTTCGCCCGCCTGATCGAACAACGTTTCAGCATCGCCGCCAAACGCAATGGGCTTAATCTTCGACGAGACTCCCCACTGCGCACGGACCTGTTCACACCACCAGGCGCATCCAGGCAGATTGACCTGTTTTCTTTGTAG
- a CDS encoding acyl-CoA thioesterase, producing MLFSKLLGEVSDSVCDVEIAEDWSQGRSTFGGLVAAFIYEAMRQSLSEDRPLREFNISFVSPVAPTRLTVASELLREGGSVSQVLGRAIQQGEVKASAFASFGKARDTIINASGEAMPEAKDPDQCIEMPYIKGVTPEFTQHFNYYYAYGNLPFSGVQSREMGGWVRFRQPEPAITLGHILGLVDAWPPATLPWVKTPVPASTLTWSIQFPHPTPTIQPDELCLYKAYVEQASEGYAYTRSKLWNAKGELVALSQQTVTVFG from the coding sequence ATGCTTTTTTCCAAGCTCCTGGGAGAAGTTAGCGACTCAGTATGCGATGTAGAAATCGCCGAGGACTGGTCCCAAGGTCGCTCGACCTTTGGAGGTCTGGTGGCGGCGTTTATCTACGAAGCCATGCGCCAGTCGCTCTCCGAGGATCGCCCTCTGCGTGAATTTAATATCTCGTTTGTATCCCCCGTCGCTCCCACCAGACTGACTGTCGCCAGCGAACTATTGCGCGAAGGCGGCTCAGTAAGCCAGGTGTTGGGCCGCGCTATTCAACAAGGGGAGGTGAAAGCCAGCGCTTTCGCCAGTTTCGGCAAGGCGCGGGACACCATCATCAATGCATCTGGGGAAGCGATGCCGGAAGCGAAGGACCCTGATCAGTGTATTGAAATGCCGTACATCAAAGGCGTCACGCCTGAGTTTACCCAGCATTTCAATTACTACTACGCCTACGGCAACCTGCCGTTCTCCGGCGTGCAGTCGCGAGAAATGGGCGGCTGGGTGCGCTTTCGTCAGCCGGAGCCTGCGATTACTCTGGGCCACATACTCGGACTGGTGGACGCCTGGCCGCCAGCGACCTTGCCTTGGGTGAAAACGCCGGTTCCAGCCAGTACGCTGACTTGGTCTATCCAGTTCCCGCATCCAACGCCAACCATACAGCCGGATGAGCTGTGTCTGTATAAGGCATACGTTGAGCAGGCTTCGGAAGGGTATGCTTATACCCGTTCCAAGCTTTGGAACGCCAAAGGGGAGTTAGTGGCGCTCAGTCAGCAGACCGTAACGGTATTTGGCTAA